The Setaria italica strain Yugu1 chromosome VIII, Setaria_italica_v2.0, whole genome shotgun sequence genome includes the window CAAGCCACGTGAAGACAGCAACTATTACTGGAGATAAGAATAAAGCAGGAAGAGGTTGAAAGTTTTTTTTCCAATGTAATTTCTTTATTTTCCCGGTTTATATTCATTAAATTTGGGATACACTataattctttttctttcagaaaagagaaaatagaTGATAATAAAACGTAAATGAGATTAAAAAAAACCTTCCACGTGTTGATTCTCAGGGCACAAACATTCAACCACAGATAGACAAGAGCTTGACTTGGGAGCCACACACGTCGCTCCTGGTTATTCAACGCAATTATACATGCAGAGAAAAATCAAGCAAGTACACATGATGAGCACCTCGCCGCACACGGCCCCACCTCTCAGTCTCACACAAGCAAGCGAAGGTCCGGAAAGGACTTATTTGTACATACTGCAGTAACTCGTCAAATTAACACGTACGCGTGCACACAAGCAAGTAATGGACAGGTGGTGCtcatcgccggcggccggccatcAGCCGAagaggtggtggtgcttcttctCGCCGCTGGCCTCCTCGGCTTCCTTGtggtccttcttcttctcgtgGTGCTCGTGGAAGGCGtatccgccggcgccgacggccgccgtggcggcgatcTCCTCCGTGATCTTGTGCCTGTGCGCGTGCTCCGGGTCCTTCTTCGCCTCGTGCTTCTCGTACTGCATGCACAGAGAATTTAGTTTAATTTAATTAATCCAGCAGAGAAATAGCTAGCATCAGATCAGCCAAGCAAGTCCATTCGTGCCACGGCGGCCGGCCACGGCGAGGACGAGGACAGGACGTACGAGGGCGAATgcgccggcggcgagtgcgccggcctcgccgaggtgctgcttgtgcttgtgctccttctcctccttcttgtACCTCTCGTACTCGTTCTCGCCGGCGGTCACCGCCTCGACGGCCACGGTCTCCGAGTACCCGCCGCCGTACTCTCCGCCGGCGGGCTGCTGGTCCTCGTCCTTCTTGTGGTGGTTGAAGAAGTGGTGGTGCTTCTCCTCCGACATGGCTGCTGCTGTCAGCTGGTCAGCTAATGTGGCTGCTTCACTGGGAGTAGTACTCGTACACTTGGCTAGCTCTTGCCTGTGAGTGACAATAGGATGCTTGGCCTCCGGGTTTTATAGGCGATGCCACGGCTAGAATGGCcggtgggatttttttttctttctttttttgcgaGGAAGAATGGCTGGTGGGATTAACATGACTAAACATGTGATGATGAGTAGGATAAAGGTGGTATTAATGCAAGTCACGAAAGCAGATGGGTATATTGGGAAGACATGCATATACTTCGAATATACCTACCACATATGTAATTAAATATAAGTTGTATCGGTCAATAATACAAAATTATAGTTTTTTAATAAACTTGGACGGTTTTTATTAGGCCAGAGGatcatggagaaaaaaaaactagaacaCAGAAATTGTTTTCTGATGTTCCCATCAGTGAATAAAATTATTTAGAAGCTTCTTAAGTTCATATCCAGGTCACAGCAGTGGAGCCCAGTAGGCAATTGGTGGAGGGGGCGCCACATCATTTGGACGGTGCGTCCCAACGACCTTGTTGCCGGACTGATCGAGTAGCAAGCATGCCGCCATCGCCATTACCAAGCACGCAGCTTGGGTAGTCGCCACttttcagagaaaaaaaaatcgttcGTTTTTGTCGGCACAAACTTACGTATGCGAGTCAGCGTACACGACGCGTGGCAAGTAGTACGTGTATACGGTGTGGATACACTGCCGGTGAAAACCCTCATCAGTACCGTTTGTTAcactttagtactggttgcgcaaccggtattgctagttcggtactaaaagTAGATCTTTTGTACTGGTTGAAAGGGATCCTTTCGTACCGGTTGGGGAACTGATACTAATTTAGCTGCCACGTCGCGCGTGGCCGCGGCCaaattagtaccgattggtctcccaaccggtactaatttttttctatttttttctcattttcttttctgtttctttgtttatattagtatttcgtatttattttctttacgtatactagttctaatacgctaatatatataaaattataTTTATCTATAATAGTACATTTCGGATACTATTATATTTtagatactattatatatatagacatattgtgcatacacatctataaataatattatattgcatcaacttcccaagttcaacatttcggatcaactattttgaacccgagtcctaatggtgatgcagatttgatccatcattatggaactctcccgctggatttactacctcgttcAGAAAAAATCCagagagttgttcttgaattgccttgATTTTTTCCGTGTCGAGGActgcttccttcatgtgcatcatttgtgtcattagcaaaggttattatatagtagatcaatgagtctgcacaattagaactaatttattgttaagaattttgtatacatactctgaattcgtggtcggTCACGCGCTTCAGACCTACAAagtcatggatgaactcacatacgtagtatccacataaattattccccggcTCCTGtgtcaaacactatatatatggcaaaagaagttatgaaatatttattgtgttcaaggaagtgtcacgagatgtggaaattcaacacataccgggaattcaggcttcaaatcaagttcctccttgaattcacccgcGTGATGTCGACGGAATCAAGCCCATGCTTTGTTTAAAATATCTATGAGatttttgtattgatctcttggtttcctcaaagagtccatgatatagacTGCGCTTTGATCAACCACGACAACAAGGAGTAccagtggaagctgtacatatatgcatagccaaagttatagtcttatgtttaactgctaaTTCGAAAAAAAGGAGATGGGAAACACACTCACTTGAAATTGTACGATAGAAGTATGTACTAAATGCCtggtggcacattagtaccgggtgggggtaccaaccggtactaatgtgcaccctttagtactggttgggggcACTGGGGGACTAGTTGTGGTACCGGATCTaattccaaccggtactaatacagTGGACGAAAGATCCATTCTCCGATAGTGACATGTGAGCCACACCATGCGTGTCGGCGAGCCAAGAAGATAATGCAGCAAAAGTCGGCGAGCCAAGAAGATAATGCAACAAAACAGATTCgatttcaaatttaaaaatgTTGCGAACTGGTCTCAAATGATACTTAGTCCGCAACAAAGATTATTTGACTTTCCAATCCCATGAAAATGCTAGTCTTTTGACTTTTGTAAAATGATTGCAGTGAAAAATATGTAACACAAAGTTAGTTTCGAGGACAAACGTCGGCAACCGTAAAACTTAGGGACGAAAACCCCGGGTCACCAAGCACACGGATGCCTTAACTAAAAGGTCAGCAGTTTGTTCAATGGATACAGCTTATCTTTTGACAAAATAAACCATTGCCTACACGTGAAGCATCGCCGTCCATTGGAGCTAGAAAAAAAGGGGGGCCGGATCTGATGAAAAAGAATATGTATTTTTGTGCCACATCAAATAAATGGACTTTGATCGCGATGTGAAGAATGATGTGAAACCTCATGGAGTTTTCTCATCCGCAAGattttttctaatttattttttgttcGGTGAGATACCAGAAATTGGCCATTTGGCTGTGCACATCAAAATCATTGTTAAGCTAGGTCTCAGCGCACTCAAAAGTATGTGGTTCACTGATTCTCTCACATGATTAAGCTAGATGCATGCAGGTGGTACATAAGCTTCTATCTAACAACCTAATCCGTGGATATATGATCGATTGTAACCAAATTGCATGACGTATTCTCTTCATTTTAAATTGTAagtattttagtttttctagatacatatatttTGTTACGTATCTTAGACATGCATAACGTATATCTAAATATATAACAAAAGCTCCGAACTAAAAAACataaacgacctacaatttgagatggaggaagTACATATATAACACAATGGCATAACACATTTCATGGCCCTTAGCTAAAATCACAAACAATGAAACCATCAATAACCTTTCGATTATTCTAAATTTGGGGAATTACAACATGTTGTGTGCTTCTCATGCCACCGTGTGTACTGTATGGTCATAAGtgcatttctttttcctttagCTAAAGATGAACATGATGCAAATCACAAGAGAGCTGCAAGTTGTCGGCCACTTGATCCAACACCAGAAATATCTTCCCTGGACGATCGATCCATACGANNNNNNNNNNNNNNNNNNNNNNNNNNNNNNNNNNNNNNNNNNNNNNNNNNNNNNNNNNNNNNNNNNNNNNNNNNNNNNNNNNNNNNNNNNNNNNNNNNNNCCACAGAGTCAAGGCCCGACACGGCGGAAGCATGTGCCGTGCCACTCCATTGAGTCACGTGCCAAACACGTCACGCTTCCGGCGTGGAACAGTGAAGCATAGTGAGGAGCCCAGGCTGGACCCGCATGGAGAGGCCATGGAGACGTAGGTCCGGGTCGGAGGGTACAACACGCGCCGAGCGTTCAAGACGCCATCTATCCCCGCCACCCACCTCCTCTGCTCAATGGACATATAAGCCTCCACAAAGGGAGCTTGCGCCCAACCCCTTGCCAAGTTCGCTTTCCACCTCCGCACACAAGGTCGTTGCTTCCGCTACCTCGCCCGCAACCACCGTGCCAGCTCATGCCGGGACCCCATTCGCTGCCTCCGCTATCTCCGCCAAGGACACAAACAGAGCTCCTGCCGCTCAcaccacaaccacaacaatCCAAGCTCTGCTCAAGCTAGGCACACCTTTGTTCCTTTCCGGCGCCACCCCTCCGGTCCACCTTCTGCTGCTTCCCACCTCCCTATGAAGATGAGGGACTTCAAAGTCGGTGACCCGGTGCTCAGGCTAGAGGAGGACATACTTCACGTCCCCACCTTATTCGAGCTGGACAGGGAGCTGCGGGATTGGGAGGGATGCGCCCTGGTCACTTAGGCCATGCGCGTCCCGCCCAACACTACGGCATATCACCTGGAGGAGGCCCTCATCGCCAACTTCAGGCTACACCCAGGCGACGTCGACATCATCAGGCATCGCCTTGAAGCGTTCCTTATTTGCTTCCAGAACAGGCGCAGCTGCGAGGAGGTCAACACAAAGGGCAAGTTCAAGTGTCGCGGCGTGAAGGTCTGCATCTGGCCATGGCAAAGCCTCACGGGTGCCTTGGGGGTGGCTCTGTTTTATAGGGTCCGATTCGTCCTCGATGGCGTCCCGAGGCACGCGTGGGAGCTGGATCTCGTCGAGAGGATCGTTGCCCGCACCTGCTCGCTCCAGTGCATCGACACCAATTTGCTGCACGCAACTGACACCCGAGGGGTTGAGCTATGGGCATGGACAGCTGACCCAAGCAGGACCCCAAAGGTCATGTGGCTTATCTTCACAATAGGAGCTTTGGatgtttcttcttcctctgtgcaGGTCCTCGACACCCCCCCACCCTCAACGGTGGCAGCGCGGAATCAAGAACCGGGTCATGATCCACATCTGGGAGATACATCACTTCTCCAAGGTGTCGACGGACCACCATGACCCGGACGTCACCGACGGTGAGCCGGAGTGGCGGCGCCTCCCCTAGTACTGGGGTATCCAGGACGGCGACCAAGCACCGATGGCCGCCTTTGAGCTGTTCCACCACCCACCGCTGCCGCGCGTACAAACGAGGCAGAATGAGCGTGAGGAGGAGGATCGTCGTGACTATGCATATCGCAACTGCATCGATGATCACCCGGCCTTCCACGACGTCTTCAACGCCAAcggccgcgacgacgacgaccgtgAGCCACACCACCACTGTGGCCACACACGGCACCATGATGGCTACGGGCACCATCACGATGCGGTGCGTAGAGCTCCGGTGCCCATATGGGACGCCGAAGCCATGAAGATGACACGCCAAAGACACAGGAGGAGCTAAAGGCACGAAGGCAGAGGGACCTTAAGCTCATGTTCTCCCTCAAGGTCGCCACCATGGAGGACGCGGCCAAGAAGAACCTCAACCTGCAGCCCACCCTGTAGCCGACGGCGCTGACCATTCCTTTGCCTCGACCATTGCAGCAGCTTTTCTCCAAGATGGCAGAAATGGCGGAGCACCCGGGGGATGAAGTCTGGTTTGATGTCGCGGCGGCCAAGCAAAGCCACAAGGTACCAAGGAGACCAAACTCTTTGGTGCATGCACGTCGCGTCTTCTATCGCATAAAACAAAAGTTGCCTGTTCCCACTTCCCCTTCCATACAGGAAGTTAatgaagctctagcacagctaTAGGAGGTGGCCGCCAGTTTCCCAGAGAACATGCAACAACAGCACCACGGAGGAGACAATCAGACCGCCGCTGGTCTGATACTTGGCCCCGGCGTTGGGCTCCT containing:
- the LOC101786280 gene encoding abscisic stress-ripening protein 3, giving the protein MSEEKHHHFFNHHKKDEDQQPAGGEYGGGYSETVAVEAVTAGENEYERYKKEEKEHKHKQHLGEAGALAAGAFALYEKHEAKKDPEHAHRHKITEEIAATAAVGAGGYAFHEHHEKKKDHKEAEEASGEKKHHHLFG